A window of Prolixibacter sp. SD074 contains these coding sequences:
- a CDS encoding SDR family oxidoreductase, whose amino-acid sequence MKNFTFDDLNGKVCVVTGGAGVIGKAIVYALATVGAKVTIVSRGKGKGKQVAEEISRETGGKVIWIKGDVLDKAQLEQAHQSIKEQLGPIDILINGAGGNSPQATTGVEQIEDTDLDSLENTFYGLGMEGFDKVFSLNFKGTVLPTMVFTRDMLQKKSGVVLNISSMNAYHPLTKIPAYSAAKASVNNFTEWLAVHLAKMGIRVNAVAPGFFITNQNRFLVLDEKTGDYSERGQKIVTNTPMGKFGEPEDLQGTVLFLLSELSSFVTGVVIPVDGGFNAYSGV is encoded by the coding sequence ATGAAAAACTTTACGTTCGACGACCTTAACGGGAAAGTATGTGTAGTGACCGGTGGAGCCGGAGTTATTGGAAAAGCAATTGTTTATGCCCTGGCGACTGTTGGAGCAAAAGTTACCATCGTTTCACGGGGTAAAGGAAAAGGAAAACAGGTTGCTGAAGAAATTTCCCGGGAAACCGGAGGAAAGGTAATCTGGATCAAAGGCGACGTGTTGGACAAAGCCCAGCTGGAGCAGGCTCATCAATCGATTAAAGAGCAACTCGGGCCAATCGATATTTTGATCAACGGTGCCGGCGGAAATTCCCCACAAGCAACTACCGGCGTGGAACAAATTGAGGATACTGATTTAGATAGCCTGGAAAACACCTTTTACGGACTCGGGATGGAAGGGTTCGACAAAGTTTTTTCACTCAACTTCAAGGGAACTGTATTGCCTACCATGGTTTTCACACGCGACATGCTGCAAAAAAAATCAGGTGTCGTGCTGAATATCTCGTCAATGAATGCCTATCATCCCTTAACCAAAATACCAGCTTATTCGGCGGCCAAAGCTTCCGTAAATAACTTTACCGAATGGCTCGCAGTTCATTTGGCAAAAATGGGCATCCGTGTTAATGCTGTCGCTCCCGGCTTTTTCATCACCAATCAGAACCGCTTCCTGGTCCTGGATGAAAAAACCGGTGATTATTCAGAACGCGGACAAAAGATTGTCACCAACACCCCAATGGGTAAATTCGGTGAGCCGGAAGATCTTCAGGGTACTGTTTTGTTCCTGCTTTCGGAACTCTCGTCCTTCGTAACAGGAGTCGTTATTCCCGTTGATGGAGGATTTAACGCGTACAGCGGCGTATAA
- a CDS encoding sugar kinase — translation MDLQLKQNCQYSLLVPTSMGVRITPVNGQPVHSSNLFEMQATSAETNVASIASYLGMPVKVLTTFVKGSPVAQFIKSNLKSRHMDYEGPEVAQGDPWGYRHQFNIADSGYGSRGPRVQNDRAGEVGRTLNVKDFDLERIFGEEGVQIVHLSGLISALSPETSAFCLETARAAKKHGTRISFDLNYRASFWKGRAEELRKNFTEIAAVADILIGNEEDFQLCFGIEGPKAGGQGIEAEIEGFKGLITNVKKSFPNASVFATTLRQVVSTNEHLWGAVMLSGNEWQVIEPRKINVLDRIGGGDGFVGGLLYGILKGWDAEKWLQFGWATGALATTFLTDYAQPADEEMVWSIWEGNARVKR, via the coding sequence ATGGATCTTCAATTAAAACAAAATTGTCAATATTCACTGCTGGTTCCGACCAGCATGGGCGTACGGATTACGCCGGTAAACGGACAACCGGTACATAGCAGCAATCTTTTCGAAATGCAGGCTACCAGCGCCGAAACCAATGTGGCCAGTATTGCTTCCTATCTCGGGATGCCTGTCAAGGTGCTGACAACTTTCGTGAAGGGAAGTCCGGTTGCACAATTTATCAAGAGTAACCTGAAAAGCCGGCACATGGATTACGAAGGGCCGGAAGTAGCCCAGGGCGATCCGTGGGGATACCGTCACCAGTTTAACATTGCCGACAGCGGTTATGGTTCCCGCGGACCACGTGTTCAGAACGATCGCGCCGGCGAAGTGGGACGTACCCTGAATGTGAAGGATTTTGATTTGGAACGCATTTTCGGCGAAGAAGGTGTCCAAATTGTTCACCTGTCGGGACTAATTTCAGCGCTTTCGCCCGAAACCAGTGCTTTCTGTCTGGAGACCGCCCGCGCTGCAAAAAAACACGGCACCCGCATCTCCTTCGATTTGAACTACCGCGCCTCATTCTGGAAAGGCCGTGCAGAAGAGTTGCGTAAAAACTTCACAGAGATTGCTGCTGTAGCCGATATCCTTATCGGGAATGAAGAAGATTTCCAGCTTTGCTTTGGTATCGAAGGGCCCAAAGCCGGCGGCCAGGGAATCGAAGCCGAAATCGAAGGCTTCAAAGGTCTTATCACAAATGTGAAAAAATCGTTCCCGAATGCTTCGGTATTCGCTACAACTCTCCGTCAGGTAGTCAGCACGAACGAACACCTGTGGGGCGCCGTCATGCTCTCCGGCAACGAATGGCAGGTCATCGAGCCACGCAAAATCAACGTTCTCGACCGAATCGGCGGTGGCGACGGTTTTGTTGGTGGCTTATTGTATGGTATCCTGAAAGGCTGGGACGCCGAAAAATGGCTGCAGTTTGGATGGGCTACCGGTGCATTGGCCACTACATTCCTGACAGACTACGCCCAGCCAGCCGACGAAGAGATGGTTTGGAGCATTTGGGAAGGAAATGCAAGAGTAAAAAGATAA
- a CDS encoding lactate racemase domain-containing protein gives MIYYETGSPEQELSAVDLQEGLFTALDKLGDIGKVLAIPPDYTRYPSHAGELTEFAWQYYGDKLTDILPALGTHSPMTEEQIHHMFGQAPMELFREHDWRNDVVTLGEVPGEYVKEVSKGAIDYAWPVQVNKLLRDGGHDLILSIGQVVPHEVVGMANYNKNIFVGTGGTEGINKSHFIGAVYGMEKMMGRADTPVRRMFNYASEKVAAELPIVYVLTVVEATKNGKLKVRGLFIGDDLSVFDKAAALSVKVNFEMLDKPIKKAVVYLDPTEFKSTWLGNKAIYRTRMALADNAELIILAPALKEFGEDPEIDTLIRKYGYHGTPRTLEMVEKNSDLRKNLSAAAHLIHGSSEGRFTITYCPGANEENLTQEEIESVGFQYKALDEVMQVYDPRQLNDGWNQLPNGEEIFYVPNPALGLWAHKDRFKD, from the coding sequence ATGATCTACTACGAAACAGGATCGCCCGAACAGGAATTGAGTGCAGTCGACCTGCAGGAAGGCCTGTTTACGGCGCTTGATAAATTGGGGGATATTGGCAAGGTACTGGCCATTCCACCCGACTACACTCGCTATCCGTCACACGCCGGTGAGTTGACCGAATTTGCCTGGCAATATTACGGCGATAAACTCACCGATATACTTCCGGCTTTGGGAACGCACAGTCCCATGACGGAAGAACAGATACATCACATGTTCGGACAGGCTCCGATGGAACTGTTTCGCGAGCACGACTGGCGAAACGACGTGGTTACCCTGGGCGAAGTTCCCGGTGAATATGTGAAGGAAGTATCCAAAGGAGCCATCGACTATGCGTGGCCGGTGCAGGTCAACAAACTGCTGCGCGACGGTGGCCACGATTTGATTCTCTCCATCGGACAGGTAGTTCCGCACGAAGTGGTTGGCATGGCCAACTACAACAAAAACATCTTTGTGGGAACCGGAGGAACAGAAGGGATCAACAAGAGCCACTTCATCGGGGCCGTTTACGGCATGGAAAAAATGATGGGCCGCGCCGATACACCCGTCCGCCGGATGTTTAACTACGCCAGCGAAAAAGTAGCGGCAGAATTGCCCATCGTTTATGTGCTCACGGTAGTGGAAGCGACGAAAAACGGAAAACTGAAAGTGCGTGGCTTATTCATCGGAGACGATCTTTCAGTATTCGACAAGGCCGCAGCACTTTCGGTGAAGGTCAATTTCGAGATGCTCGATAAGCCAATTAAAAAGGCCGTCGTTTACCTCGACCCAACCGAGTTCAAATCAACATGGCTGGGAAACAAAGCCATTTACCGTACCCGGATGGCACTGGCCGACAATGCCGAACTAATTATTCTGGCTCCGGCATTGAAGGAATTCGGCGAAGACCCGGAAATTGACACACTGATTAGGAAATACGGTTATCACGGCACACCGCGCACCCTGGAAATGGTCGAGAAAAATTCCGATTTACGGAAGAATCTCAGTGCCGCGGCGCACCTCATTCACGGTAGTTCTGAAGGACGCTTCACGATAACCTACTGCCCGGGCGCCAATGAAGAAAACCTTACGCAGGAAGAGATAGAAAGTGTGGGATTTCAATACAAAGCCCTTGACGAAGTGATGCAGGTATACGATCCGCGTCAGCTGAACGATGGATGGAACCAATTGCCTAATGGCGAAGAAATATTTTACGTCCCAAATCCGGCGCTGGGCCTGTGGGCGCACAAAGATCGGTTCAAGGATTAA